The Polaribacter sp. HaHaR_3_91 genomic sequence TTTTTTTTATATTGACTTAAATACAAATCCTTTATCAGAAAAATGTTTTAATACTTTAGGTAGCGCATATTTCATTCTTTCAGAAGCTTTTACGCTATCATGAAAAACAATAATGCTTCCTGGTTCAGTATTTTTTAAAACGTTTTCTAAACACTTTTCATTAGAAATTTTGGTGTCAAAATCTGCAGATAAAACACTCCACATAATAATTTTGTAACCTTTTTCAATTAGTTGTTTTGCTTGGTTCTTTTTTATTTTTCCGTAAGGAGGCCTAAAGAGTTTCTGTGTAATTGTTGAAGTGTTAAATTGTTTAATTGTTTGCTCGCACTCTAAAGCATTTTTTACATAGGTGTTGGTTTCACTTTTCCAGCCCTTTAAATGGTTTTGGGTATGGTTGCCAATGCTATGACCATCAGAAATAAGTTTACTGAATATTTCTGGATGATTTTGTATGTTTTTTCCAATACAAAAAAAGGTGGCTTTTGCTTGGTGTTTTCTTAATTCAGTTAAAACAAACTCGGTGATTTCTGGCGTAGGTCCATCATCAAAAGTGAGAAAAATCTCTTTTTTATCAGAAAGAAAACGCCACGTATATGTAGAGAAAAATCTCATCATAAAACGTGGCGTTCTGGGGAAATAACTTTTCATTTAAAAGGTGTTATTCTTCATCTGGCATTAGATGATCAAATAGTTTTACAATGCTTATAAATTCGTTTTGTAAGTCATCTAAATATTCTTTATCTACTTCGCCTTGTTCTACTTGTGTAATAATGTTTCTGTACATGTACAACGTAGTATCAATGTCATCAAAAATTAATTCAGTATCTTCCATAGAGAAAGTACTTAACCAAATTAATTTTTCTTTAAATAAATCAATCAATGTTCTAGCAGTTTCTCTAGCTTTTTTACTGTCTTTTAGATTGTAATAAGCTTCTGGGTATCCCATAGATAAACTATAATGATCAAAGTCTTTAATAGGCATTTTATCTAATGATAAATCTAAAATTTCTAAAGCTTTTGCTGTGTCTCCTTCTTTTGCGAAAGCTTCAGATAAACGCAATAAGCTATTACGCATAGAAATTGAATTTCTTTTGGTTTGTTCGTCTAAATAAATTTTACCATCGTTAATATTTCTCCAATCCCATTTCTGAACATTGGTGTACATTTTTTCGGTGTCTATTCTACCCATATCAAACAAGCTCTTGTTAGCCATAGGGGTTTTAATAGGTACTAACTTGTAAGCCAAACCATCTAACTGTAGGTAATCTTTTAGCCAAAGGTACTCTTCTGGAGCATTTGCGCCACCTGTAAAGTAAATTGGTCTTTCCCAATTGTTATTGGCAAGAATATCTAACATTAAAATTCTGTTCTTAAACAAAGCTCTATCATCAATAGTAATGTCTATGTATGGTAAAATTTTATCAGCATCTTTTTGTGCTACAATTCCGCTTTTTAAGACCGCTTCTTTATTAACAGGAAGTCTAATTTTATTAGTCGGATAAAACTTTTCTTTCAGCCCATTTTCTGTTTCTACATAAGTTGCATCACTATCTGAAGCAATCCAACGCATAAAGTTTTTAATAGTCATCACAGAGTCTTTAAAACGCGGGTGATCCATAGAATAAGCAACATCTAAAGTTCCGTATTTGTATTGATCGTGTTCTAATTGAGACGGAATAGGAGCTGCCTTATAGGTAGCTCTTTTCATTTGGTCTATGTACCAATCTGTAGCAAAAAGTGAAGTGTTTACAAGTTTTACATCTGTTCTAAAGTCTTCTACCTCTTGCATGTACCAAAGTGGAAATGTATCATTGTCTCCAATGGTAAACATAATGGCGTTTTCGTCACAACTTTGTAAATATGCCTTCGCGTTTAAGTGTGTTGTGTATCTGTTAGAACGATCATGATCATCCCAGTTTTGAGAAGCCATTAAAGTTGGTACTGCTAATAGAGAAACCAAAGAAACTGCAATGGCAATTGTTTTTTTATTACCAAAATTCTTAAAGTATTCATAGAGTGCAAGTACACCAAAGCCAATCCAAATGGCAAAAATGTAGAAACTTCCTACAACGGCATAGTCTCTTTCTCTAGGTTCAAATGGTTTAGGGTTTGTGTAAAATATAATAGCAAATCCTGTAAACGCAAAGAATAAGAAGAGTGTAAAGAAGTTTTCTTTATCCCATTTAATTTGATATAATAAACCAATAATACCTAAAATTAACGGTAAAAAGTAGTATTTGTTTCTTCCTTTGTTTTCTAAGGTTTGAGAAGGTAGATCCTTTTGTGAACCTAATCTCATTTCGTCTAATGCATTAATTCCACTAATCCAATTTCCGTTAAAAATATCTAAGTTTCCTTGTATATCATTTTGCCTTCCAACAAAATTCCACATAAAATAACGTCCGTACATGTAGCCAAACTGATAGCTCATCATAAACTTTACATTCTCTGCAAAAGTAGGTCTACGTTTACTGTTTTGCGGAATTCCAGCAATAGATTTGTACATTTTTTCTGAAGCAGGGTTTACCATTCTTGGTATAAAACCTTTGTGCTTGTCAGACCAGTTTGGTACAACTCCTTCGTAGTTATTTACAATCTCGTATTTACCATTTAATTTTTCATATTTTGGCTTATCATCTTTGTAAGGATTCTTTGCGTCTTGCTCTCTGTCGTAAGAATTTGAGTAATACGTGTCATAAAAAACATTAGCATCACCATATTGTTCACGATCATAATACGCTAATAATTCACGTGCACTAGAAGGATTATTTTCGTTAATTGTGGTGTTTGCGTTTGCTCTAATTGGTAACATCATCCAAGAAGAGAAACCAATCATAATAAATAATACAGAAAGGATTAAGGTGTTTGTGTGAATTTTATTTTTCTTACGAGTGTAGTTTAATCCTAAGTAAAATAATATAATTAAAATAATTGCAGCAATAATACTTCCAGAATTATAAGGCATTCCTATAGAATTGATAAAAAATAACTCTGAAGCACTAAAGAATTTTAATGTAAACGGAAATAAGAATTTAAAGACAAACATTAACGCTAAAACAGAAATTACGGTTGCAATAGCAG encodes the following:
- a CDS encoding DUF2723 domain-containing protein, giving the protein MTSANFKKWDIILGWATFVIALITYYLTLEPTVSAWDCGEYISTSVKLEVGHPPGAPLFQMLGAFFAMFTTDITHIAKMVNFMSALASAFTILFMFWTISNLALKLALKNGEGSEGKYIAILGSSVVGALAYTFSDSFWFSAVEGEVYAMSSFLMALLFWLGLKWESELHTARGNKWLILISFVVGLSFGVHILSLLVIPAIVMLYFFKTYKNINIKTTAIATVISVLALMFVFKFLFPFTLKFFSASELFFINSIGMPYNSGSIIAAIILIILFYLGLNYTRKKNKIHTNTLILSVLFIMIGFSSWMMLPIRANANTTINENNPSSARELLAYYDREQYGDANVFYDTYYSNSYDREQDAKNPYKDDKPKYEKLNGKYEIVNNYEGVVPNWSDKHKGFIPRMVNPASEKMYKSIAGIPQNSKRRPTFAENVKFMMSYQFGYMYGRYFMWNFVGRQNDIQGNLDIFNGNWISGINALDEMRLGSQKDLPSQTLENKGRNKYYFLPLILGIIGLLYQIKWDKENFFTLFLFFAFTGFAIIFYTNPKPFEPRERDYAVVGSFYIFAIWIGFGVLALYEYFKNFGNKKTIAIAVSLVSLLAVPTLMASQNWDDHDRSNRYTTHLNAKAYLQSCDENAIMFTIGDNDTFPLWYMQEVEDFRTDVKLVNTSLFATDWYIDQMKRATYKAAPIPSQLEHDQYKYGTLDVAYSMDHPRFKDSVMTIKNFMRWIASDSDATYVETENGLKEKFYPTNKIRLPVNKEAVLKSGIVAQKDADKILPYIDITIDDRALFKNRILMLDILANNNWERPIYFTGGANAPEEYLWLKDYLQLDGLAYKLVPIKTPMANKSLFDMGRIDTEKMYTNVQKWDWRNINDGKIYLDEQTKRNSISMRNSLLRLSEAFAKEGDTAKALEILDLSLDKMPIKDFDHYSLSMGYPEAYYNLKDSKKARETARTLIDLFKEKLIWLSTFSMEDTELIFDDIDTTLYMYRNIITQVEQGEVDKEYLDDLQNEFISIVKLFDHLMPDEE
- a CDS encoding polysaccharide deacetylase family protein, with product MKSYFPRTPRFMMRFFSTYTWRFLSDKKEIFLTFDDGPTPEITEFVLTELRKHQAKATFFCIGKNIQNHPEIFSKLISDGHSIGNHTQNHLKGWKSETNTYVKNALECEQTIKQFNTSTITQKLFRPPYGKIKKNQAKQLIEKGYKIIMWSVLSADFDTKISNEKCLENVLKNTEPGSIIVFHDSVKASERMKYALPKVLKHFSDKGFVFKSI